From Phaeodactylum tricornutum CCAP 1055/1 chromosome 23, whole genome shotgun sequence, one genomic window encodes:
- a CDS encoding predicted protein produces the protein MVNDPRVTRQLSRLGGLYRDPARVDRDATAVLRSSVGEHLTPIASELYEDKGSHSTVLVLQGTIAMDFRGTTYQLLMDVYLPGGYPQRPPVCYVRLADHMYLKENHRHVASDGKVYLPYLHEWTPQQHNLVELVIQMSSVFSADPPVFSRAPAAVTPPPPPAYAAATIHNDTRSSRSTTTTTTTNSNHTRSSSFQREQRQREMEAERRLAQDAAEANAAVAAARRAAQAEQEREVQRLAQQAWEDTKTDQLRQKLTFKTQRHFVELSKQTQQQVQADERHKQSLVHAESKIDAQIKALEKQKETLEGHLSTTREKTIAIQASVRAHEERLTESLEAEAVPADELVKPASALHAQMVALAAENAALTDVLYFLDRGLYAGKLDAVAHLKQVRKLAKKQFLVRAHLIKINQVLLDSSNNSRR, from the coding sequence ATGGTGAACGATCCGCGGGTGACGCGGCAGCTTTCTCGTTTAGGTGGACTCTACCGCGATCCGGCACGGGTGGATCGGGACGCCACGGCGGTGTTGCGATCGAGCGTCGGGGAGCACTTGACTCCCATTGCGTCGGAACTGTACGAAGACAAGGGTTCCCATTCCACCGTGTTGGTTTTGCAGGGCACGATCGCCATGGACTTTCGTGGCACGACGTACCAACTGCTGATGGACGTCTACCTACCCGGAGGCTACCCCCAACGTCCACCCGTATGTTACGTGCGTTTGGCCGATCACATGTATCTGAAAGAAAATCATCGGCACGTGGCGTCGGATGGGAAAGTCTATTTGCCCTATTTGCACGAATGGACACCGCAACAACACAATTTGGTGGAATTGGTCATTCAAATGAGTTCGGTTTTTTCTGCGGACCCGCCAGTCTTTTCCCGCGCACCCGCCGCCGTtacgccgccaccgccaccagccTACGCCGCTGCGACCATCCACAACGATACACGGAGTAGTAGGagtacaacaacaacaacaacaacgaatAGCAATCACACTAGGAGCAGTAGTTTTCAACGCGAACAACGTCAACGGGAAATGGAGGCCGAGCGTAGGCTGGCGCAGGATGCTGCCGAAGCCAATGCGGCAGTCGCCGCCGCCCGACGGGCCGCACAAGCAGAACAAGAACGCGAAGTCCAACGGTTGGCGCAACAAGCTTGGGAAGATACCAAAACCGACCAATTGCGCCAAAAATTGACTTTCAAGACCCAACGCCATTTTGTGGAACTCTCCAAACAAACACAACAGCAAGTACAAGCGGATGAGCGTCATAAACAGTCGTTGGTCCATGCAGAAAGCAAGATTGACGCGCAAATCAAAGCCCTGGAAAAACAGAAGGAGACCTTGGAAGGGCATTTGTCCACGACACGTGAGAAAACCATTGCTATACAAGCTTCGGTACGGGCGCACGAAGAAAGGCTGACCGAGTCCTTGGAGGCCGAGGCTGTACCGGCTGACGAGCTGGTGAAGCCGGCCAGTGCGCTGCACGCACAAATGGTGGCTCTGGCAGCCGAAAACGCGGCGTTGACGGATGTACTCTATTTTCTCGACCGTGGTCTGTACGCGGGCAAGCTTGACGCCGTGGCCCATCTCAAACAGGTACGGAAACTCGCCAAAAAGCAGTTTCTGGTCCGGGCGCAT